TTATTAGAAAAGCAAGAAGACTACAACATGAAGGATTCTTCAAAGACTACTATTTCTATGTTACCAAATAAAGAGCTGGTCCAAGCTGGAAAAGATTTAAAATTGAATCCGAAATTTGGTGAAAACTCAGGCGAAAGTCAGGGCAAACATTTTCCCAATATGTATTTAGGTGATATTAAAAACAATGGAAAATTTATTGGTATTGTTTGTCGTGATCACGAATATGTAGATGGAGATTTAGTGAGTATCTCTGTAAACGGAGAGGTTGTTGATCCAAAATTATTTCTAACGGGAGCCTTCAAGGGAGTTAATGTAGATCTTAAACAAGGCTTTAACAGAATAGAATTTAAAGCATTAAATGAAGGTTCTTCTAGCCCAAATACCGCACAAATTAATGTGTACGATGATGAAGGTAAATTGCTTTATGCCAATCAATGGAATTTATCTGCGGGCAGCGTAGCTACTTTTATAGTGACCAAGGATTAATACTATTGTAAATGTCCCCCTATAAAAAGTAATATCCCTATACACACCAGCTATCCTTTCTTTATCACTTTTCATAAGTACCGTACCTTTTAACCAATAAGTCTGTTATAACGTTTAGTCACTTAGGTATCACCCTAATTAAACATCTAAAAATTTAATCCAAAAGGCCTACAATAGTGCTTTAGTTCTAAAATAATATGTAGTTTGAGCCGTTTCTAAGAGACAACCACCAATAAAACCGCCAAATGAAGAGTCTCTTTACCACCTTATTATTAAGTAGTTTGTTATTTTCTTGTGTTGATAAAAATCCAGAAGTAGATGAAACAAAATACTTGACGGCACAAAAAGAATACGAAGAAAAGAAAGAAACACTTACCAAAAGCAAAGGCTTGTATTTTAAAGAAAATAGCGCTGCTATTATCGCTAAAATAACCAACCTTCATAAATTAGCAGATTCTACAAACACGTTCAAGGAAGCATCTACTGATTCTACCCTATTTTACCGAAGCTCCGCAATTAACTTTATAAATTTTCCCAACTACATTGTAACAGACAAAAGCAAAAGCGTAAACTATTCTAGTTTTGAATTTAGAGCAAAAGAAAAAAGTAATGTCCCTTCTAAATCTGCAGTTTTTATTGCTAAAGAGAATAATGAATTTGCCAAGCAAAACATAAAAGATGTCTTGGAACATTTATATTCTTGTACCGATACCCCATTAGATATAAGCTGTACCAGTTTAAACGAAGAAGAATTAGAGCAATTTAAAGACATTAGCTTGGCCTTTATTATAGAAGGTTATAGTGTTATGGATCCAAAATTAGATGCTGCTGATAATTTCTCTTCTGGGTTATTTTTTGCATCCATCACAGCCATAGACATAGAAAAAAATTATCCAATCTTAAAATTTAATGTTACTGCTACGAACAGCGATCAAATTGAATATCGTGAGGGCGGGTTCATGAATGAAAGTCCTTCTCAGAAGATTAATGAAGATTACAGAAACAACATCCGAAAGGCGATATTAGCGGCATGTAAAAAACACTTTACAGTTATCAATTATTAATAAAAACACCAGTATAAAAAAAGGACTAAATCTTATAAGATTTAGTCCTTTTTTATTATCCAGTAAACACCTGAAACTTTAATTCTGCGCTACATCAAGTTTTTCTCTATCCATTCCTTTAAATACATAGCACCAATTCATATCCTTTAAAACGACATCATCACCATAGTCTCTGTATTCTTTAAGGAACGAATTCATAATGTCTTCTTTCTTCAGTTCAAAAGAGTTGTAGCGGTAATCAAGATTTTTATTTATTTCTGACTGAATTGAATAGGAATATTGATTACTATCTAAAATATTCATGTATGCACTTGAAAACTCTATGCTATCCTCATCATAAGCAATAACTTTCACTATGATTTCTGCAGGACGGCTATTGGTATCTGAGCATTCAAAAGCTTTAAATTTGTAATAATCTCCGGTTGTCGGATATTTAACCTGCATCTTCTGATCTGCCTGCTCTGCATAGAATCTATTTTCCCATTTGATATCTTTCATTTTTTCATTTCCGAAAAAAGACACTCCAATAAATAGCGCCAAAAAGATAAGAGCAAATGAATACCAAGGCGTTTTTATATCATCTCTTTGTGATAGTAGATGCTGCAATTCAAGCGGCATCTCGTACATATTACTATCGCCTTCTTTTCTAACGACATAGGCTTTACCTATAGGAAAGAATGGAATCCAAAATAAATGAAAATAACGCTGACGTACCTCTAGAGTTATCCTTTGATCACCAGGATTTTCTGGAATACCTAGTTCTCTAGGTGAAAAACTTTTTATTTTAAAATTATTATGTCCGAATACAATCATACTAAAGGCTTGTTGGTTGGTTGTTTTTAAGCGAACGTAAACCAAACTTATTTAGTATTTATTTTCGATGAACACCAAGCTAAGGGCTAAAAATGCGCAAAAACTGAAATACCTACTATTTTAAAAATGTATTAGTTTTATTCTCCCGCTCCGCATAGTCTCCCGACTTTAAGGCTACAGTCTTCAAAATTTTAATTCTTTTTAGTACTTGAAATTACTTTCGCTCTCCCGGCCTATAGGTTTCCTTTGCTCTTTTCAACACATCGTCTTTATAAAAAGCGACGTCTTTAAATTGCATGGCAGCATAGCGTGCTATTTGATCATCAAAATGAGGTGATTTTGGATCTCCACATTGCCCACCAGCCAACATACTTTTTGCCTTCACTTTAGCTCCAAATTCTACAACAGCCACAAAACTATTGCCCCTAGTCCCGTAAATCTTTTTAGTATCATTGGTGTAACTTACGCCATAGGCTGCCAATGCACCCCACCTACCCGATGCAAACCCAATAGGAATACTCGGCAAACTATCATTAAAAGCTTGATGAATAGCCCCATCTAAGCGTTGGTATCTATTTACCTCTCCCCAAGGCATATTCCAAGTACCAAAATCTTCCTCAAGCTTTTCTAGTACTGCCTTAAAAACTCTTAATCGCTCTTCAAATGGCGTATCCGTACCAAAATAATTCAAGCGTTCCATATCACTAAAATCCTTAGGCACCTCAACCATTTTACTATACATGGTTCCGTAATAATGCGCTAAAGTCATGGCTACTGAAGTTTCAGAAGTTTTTAAATCCCAAGATCTCAGTACTTCTATTGGAGCTCCTAATTCTTTGGTTTTATCTGCCTTATCATATGCCTCTACCAAACCTGGAATTAATTTTTCAAATGCTGGTAAATACGGATCGTGTGCCAATTTAATGAGGCTATCTATGGTATACCCACTTCTATCAGTCAATAAATTAATGGCATGAACTCCTCTAAAATTCTCTTGGTCCTTAGACATATAATTAGGATACGCTTCCTTTTTAGGACTGTATGCTAATGCTGCTGTAAATGGGGTAGAGTTACAATTCTGAAACCATCCGTTCTCCGGATTTAAAATCAGAATATTTTCATCTACCGTGTGCAAACCTTGCCAGTCTGTTTTTGGGTTACTACCATCTACCGGTAGCGTATAATCATAAATGGTATCCCGTTTCGGGACAAAATTACCATGGAAATACGCTATATTCCCTTCCGCATCTGCATAGACGGTATTATTGGAGGAGTTGGTTCTTATATCCATCATTTCTCTAAACCCTTTGTATCCTGTCTGTTTGGTACGAATATAAGATTGCTCTAAAGCTTTTACAGGTTCCCACATCATTGCCGAAGCCGTCCACTGGCCATCTACCATATGTGTAATTGGTCCGTGGTGGGTTCTATAACTTGGCACTTTCTTTTCCTTAATACTATCACCCTCTTTATATTTTAGTATAAGTTCACCCACGGTAACGGGTCTCAATTCTTCTCCGTATTGATATACCAACTGGTCATCAACCTCCAGAATAGTTTCTTTAAATTCATCCATGACATCTGTATAGGTAGAGGTATGCATCCAACCTGTTTTTTCATTGAACCCTTGATACACAAAAAACTGACCCCAAGTAACGGCACCATACGCATTTAACCCTTCTTCACTTACTACATGCACTTCACCTCTAAAGAAAAATGAGGTATGTGGGTTGATAAGTAATAAGGCGTTTCCGGAAGCGGTTAACTTCCCAGATATTGCTATCCCGTTAGAACCTTGTGGCTCTGCCATTTCTTCCTCTTTTTTTAATTCTAACTGCTGTAGTTTTGGCAACTCCATTCCGCTTTCATAAAAGGCTTTTATTTTACTGCTGGATATGCGTTCTATATCTCCACCAATAGAACCTTCGCTAAAATACATAGGCATCCACGGATCAAAATGGGTAAGTAACTTTGGCTTTACTTCTGGATGTGTTTCCAAATAATAGTTAACGCCATCAGCAAATGCATCACATAATTTTTTTAACCATTCAGGGCTATTCTTATAATTTTCCTTTGCTTCATCTTCGGTCATAAATAGTTTAGCCCGCAAATCACTATACAAAGCACTTTCCCCCTCTACCTCTGCCAACCTACCTGTTGCCCAAATATAATTCTGCTCTACTCTATTAAAGTCATCCTCGCATTGTGCATATAAAAGTCCGAATACGGCATCGGCATCTGTTTTTCCGTAAATATGCGGCACTCCAAAATCATCTCTAATGATTTCTACATTAGTAACATACTCTACATATTGATCGGGAACCGTAGTAGTTTTTGATTCTGATTGGCAGCTAATTAAAGCGATTACAAAAACCGATAAAAGATAATTTTTCATTAAGGTTGTTTTAGGTTGATACCATGAAATTAAATGACTTGACAATTAAATACTAATTTTCAACTAAAAAAAACTGACTAGAGACTACCAGGTACAATTTCAATCATTTTAAAGTAACTTTGCATTTTATTTATTTATTGTAATTTTCAATTATGGCAGAAAAAAAAGTGAGTATTCTTACCGCATTCAAAACGATTATTTGGCCAAGGAGAAACCTTGTATTTATAGGGCTTTTATTAATTGTCATTAGTAAAGCAGCAAGTTTTGTAGCTCCATTATCACTTAAGTATTTAATGGATGATATTATCCCAAATAAAAACATACACCTTTTAAAATTATTGGTAGCCGCTGTAGCTTTAGCAATTTTAGTACAATCTGTTACTTCATTTTTACTGACTAAAATTTTAAGTGTACAAGCACAGTACCTGATTTCCGAATTACGAGCACAAGTTCA
This genomic stretch from Cellulophaga algicola DSM 14237 harbors:
- a CDS encoding carbohydrate-binding protein, whose product is MKQFLIFLFFGLLFQVGFSQEGVIKAQPLKIESKTPSDLKLTPEKKTNLSLNMPDLLEKQEDYNMKDSSKTTISMLPNKELVQAGKDLKLNPKFGENSGESQGKHFPNMYLGDIKNNGKFIGIVCRDHEYVDGDLVSISVNGEVVDPKLFLTGAFKGVNVDLKQGFNRIEFKALNEGSSSPNTAQINVYDDEGKLLYANQWNLSAGSVATFIVTKD
- a CDS encoding acylase, yielding MKNYLLSVFVIALISCQSESKTTTVPDQYVEYVTNVEIIRDDFGVPHIYGKTDADAVFGLLYAQCEDDFNRVEQNYIWATGRLAEVEGESALYSDLRAKLFMTEDEAKENYKNSPEWLKKLCDAFADGVNYYLETHPEVKPKLLTHFDPWMPMYFSEGSIGGDIERISSSKIKAFYESGMELPKLQQLELKKEEEMAEPQGSNGIAISGKLTASGNALLLINPHTSFFFRGEVHVVSEEGLNAYGAVTWGQFFVYQGFNEKTGWMHTSTYTDVMDEFKETILEVDDQLVYQYGEELRPVTVGELILKYKEGDSIKEKKVPSYRTHHGPITHMVDGQWTASAMMWEPVKALEQSYIRTKQTGYKGFREMMDIRTNSSNNTVYADAEGNIAYFHGNFVPKRDTIYDYTLPVDGSNPKTDWQGLHTVDENILILNPENGWFQNCNSTPFTAALAYSPKKEAYPNYMSKDQENFRGVHAINLLTDRSGYTIDSLIKLAHDPYLPAFEKLIPGLVEAYDKADKTKELGAPIEVLRSWDLKTSETSVAMTLAHYYGTMYSKMVEVPKDFSDMERLNYFGTDTPFEERLRVFKAVLEKLEEDFGTWNMPWGEVNRYQRLDGAIHQAFNDSLPSIPIGFASGRWGALAAYGVSYTNDTKKIYGTRGNSFVAVVEFGAKVKAKSMLAGGQCGDPKSPHFDDQIARYAAMQFKDVAFYKDDVLKRAKETYRPGERK